CAATTTTAGCCTTAGTCTAATTTTGCAATCAGGACATAATTTTGGGGTACCTTGGTCGgtcctttcttcttatctcGAATTAGCAGAACTAACTTCAAATTTCACCACTGTACCTATCTCACACAGGCACAATCACTGGACGGCTGCCTTGGGATCCTTTACAAAGTCTTTAGTTAGGACCAAATCTCACCCTGCACCTTTTCTGTATGATGTACGTACGTTTTTGTTAATGTGAATATAGCATCtgttttcccataaataaataaaaaaaaaagtgtcattgtttCATACATATTTTTAGaatacatatgaaatgacattattgtcctcattaaaaattaaaaaatcatgtcatactaaaaggataaaaaaaatagggttatTTCAAATGCCCCCTTGAAAATGGTCAAACTTATAATTGCTCCCTTGAATTTTCATTAATTGTATATGCACCCCTATTTTTCAAACTAAATACCAATATAATCCCCCCGTGGTTAGAGACCTTGTGGTATGACCGAttctagtttttgaaaatttatgaaCTATTCTGCCCCTTGATAAGgtagaatgacaaaaatacccttatttgaaaaaataaataaaataaaaaccctgcaactcatcttccctaaatcgtttagggtttgggaaagatgagttttTGAATCTGAAATGGAACAATTTCCTGCACACTTACCCAGTAATTTACCCTTGCATTTCTTGCTAACCCTGTTGATGTTTATCTCTGCTGAAGAGGAAGAGCTACTGAGTAAAGGAGTTAAGAGAGATCCGCCTTCGATTGGGTGTTTGTTGCTTGCTCCACCATCCATTCTCTTTCACTTTAAAATCTTAAAAAAGATATAGTGAGAATCGAACCCAGGTAGCCTCGTTCTTTGTAATGGATTGATTAATCGATGTGAAGGGTCAAGTCTGCAAGTTTTGAGACTTGGTTTTCTATCTTGTGGGTGTCAAGGGCAGTGGTcataattctttttttgtttcttttttcttctctcttccttcctcggGTGGCCTGGCCTAACAGGTTTGGTTGATGAGCTTAGCAGAAGAAGCAGGCCGAAATTACCAAATCAGAGAGGCTTAGATTATAGTATTTTAAAGTGAAAAAATTTTAGGTTGTGTTTTGATGTGTCGTCGTCGTTGTCGATTTTTTGTCCATTCCGCTTCTTTCAATGACGGagctgctctctctctctctctcagaaggAGGTAAGGAAGTTGCTTTGGTAGAAAGTAAAGTCTGTTCTGCAAACTTGGAATGAGCGACATGCACTGATGCAGAGCAAGTTCCACAAAGACACGATTACACTTGCAGGTTTTGGGGTCGTGAATTTGTGATAGCTTGCGTGACACAAACTCATCTCGTCCAATTACTGGGTAAGTGTGCAAGAAATTGTTCCATTTCAGattcaaaaactcatcttctctaaaccctaaacgatttggggaaaatgagttgcagggttttttgtttttttgttttcaaataagggtatttttgtcattctatCTTATTAAGGGGGCAGAATGATctataaatttttaaaaactaggatccgttataacataacgtctCTCACTAATGGGAGAGACTATATTGGTACTTAACTTGTAAAGCAAGGGTGTACGTGAAAATAATGAACACTCAGGGAGGCAATTATAAGTTTGACCATTTTTAGGGAGGCATttgaaaataatccaaaaaaataaggcCACAAATTATTTGTCACCTTGAGGGGGTCAATAAAAAATTCCCTTCACGTAATGCTATTAGAAGTGAGTTTGGGACAAATCAAATATATCCAACCTTGCTTTAGCATCGGGCTACTCTCCAATTAGTGCgtcaatgaggcatccaacaacTGGGCTACTAGGTGCGCGCTGGAATGTGTGCATGCAAGGGGCTCAATACGCATACAACCAACCCAgttgttggatgcctcattgggcaatGGACTCGATGGAGAGGAGCTAGATCCCCTTGCTTCACTCTTAAACCATGggcatcatttgaagttctatACATGGATTGgagaacaaaatagaaactaagtgtGACATATCAAACATACTTAATGTGGTTTCtccttcaccaaaaaaaagaaaaatgtggCTTTTCAACATTTTTAATGGAAtggagtatgaagcttgtgtttggtatgcattttttgaatgcattctaggtcaatttcatATTactggatgataaaaataattgttttgattatccaagaatgcaaaattgacctagaatgcattcaaaaaatgcataagaaacacaaccttaattaaagaaagaacaaaagccCATATAATTGATACAAGGCCCACGGCCCACGGCCCACGGCCCATGTGAAGTAGTAGAATCGATTCCATGACCTCCTGACGTGCTGCTACCTTGTGGAGTTGGAGGGGTTCAGTTATACTGTGCATTGCACATTCTCTCGACGCGCTCGTGTTTGGATAGAAAACGAGGGAAACCAGCGATTCCCTGATAGAGTGGTAGTACTCATAGCCTTCGGACCAATACCCACTGTATGTGTTAAGTTTGAGGAAGACGAGATGACACTGCAATTGTCGAAGGCCTTCAACCTACGGGTCACATTCCTCTCCATCCTCATACAGCAATCGACGTTCATCTGAGAGTTTGATTGCTGGTGAATTTGACCTCCACATACTTCTAAACTCACCAGATTACTTAAAAAAAACATCCTTTTTTCCTCTTCAGTCTCATGATTGGACACACTTAGAGTCCTGAGGTCAGGGTTCCGGAGCCGGTGAGATTTGCTGATCTCTGTATCTCAGATTCTCTGTGTTTGCAGCtatgcatcttcttcttcatttttccaCACCTGTTATCTCTGTGTTGAAACCGTTTTCAAGCATCTATGCTCCCTTAAGTTCTATTTCAGAAATCCCAAGAGACGCCTGCTCGACTGAATTCTGAGATATCCGATGTTTTCACTCGCCTTCTACCTTGCTCCAGCTCGAACAACCAATTTTGCACTATATTGGTAATCATTTATCTTTTTTCATATGTATATAAGTTTGAGGattgcttttgttttcttccctttttcttttatatacgCCGACTTGTGCTGGTATTATAATGCTCCATCCTCTCCCCCcgtccccacccccccccccccccaaaaaaaaaaaaaaaagtccaaatttATGTTAAAGTGTGGTTGTTCACAAATTTTTCATAAGTTGCTTATATTCATActtcttatatttttattttctgtttttgctTGGGAATGCAGTTTGTCATTTGTTTTCCTGTGTTGTATTTTGCATTCGATGTAATTAATATTGAACGTGATTGGCTAATGCTTCCGGGATTCAAGATTTTTGTGGTAGAAACCAGAATGGTGGTTAAGAATTCCTCAGTTTTCCAATCGTAAGTTAATCATTTTCATGTTATGGTAGGTTCCAAAATTATTTTGTGTTAGCTGAAAAAGGTTATCTTGTTTATCCTTCTttaaattatgagaaaaatgtGACTTTCCTTTTAATTGAATGATGTATGACTAGGGTTCCCACAACAAGATGAACCACTTAGAATGCAATTGATGATGGTATTTCGGGgcaaataaagaaggtgatatagacgatgatgtttcacagagaattaaaataggatggatgaagtggagaggtgcgtccggagtgttttGTGATTGACGTATCCCtaaaaacttaaaggaaaattttaggACAATCATACAACCGggtatgatgtatggtgcggaatgctGGGCAGTTaggaagcatcatatagattaACTCACTATAACTAATATAATGATGTTGAGATAGATGTGTGGCAAATTAGAAacgataaagtaaggaatgatcaaattagagctgattggggagtagctccgatacataataagctatgagaaagtcgtttgaggtggcatggccatatTTAATGGAGGTCTTTAGATGCTCCATacgaaggagtgatttgattcagattgaaggagctaaaagagccagtgGCAGATCTAAAATggctctaggagaagtggtgaggaaagacatacatagcttaggtcttgtatcaaatatgacctcgaatagagttaattggagggtaaggatccatgtagtcgaccccatttagttgggaaaaggctgagttgttgttgttgtataataTCTGCTCTTTAGTTCACACAACTTGGTTCTTATAGAAAAAATAAGGTTAGGTTTTATTGGGTTGATGGCGTGAAAATGTTTAGGGTTTATAGAGATTAGTATGATTTAAGAACTGTAGAGGGGTTGTATTGTGAAATAACAGAAAATCAATGAGTATGGGAGAACCCACCCAATCTCTAGGCCTTAAAGGGtttggattagagatgattggGGTCTGTATGAGCAGGTTCTAGGTGAGGTTTGGAGGTTATTTACTGGAGAACAAGATTGTGGGAAAAGAGGCTGATAGTTGGTATGCGAATGTGCAGCAACAAGTGATACAACTAGAAAGTAAAGTCAAAAGCGAAAGATGATAACTCAGGGATAACTAGCAGATCTACGAAATCTTAAGTCTCTAATAGGTTTTAGTACTAGCACTGGAAACTCAAGACACCCATACAGGAGCAGTGAAGAAGCGCAATATTTTCGCTTAAATTCATGGAAAACAAGaagcttaaaagaaaattttggtcTAGAAACATGGGGAAAAGAAATGGTGGGTTGTGCTTCACTAGGAGTTGGTGATGGGCACTGAGCTGAGTCATTGATTCCCTTCTCCCAGAATAAATGGGCAGACATTAGGTAGTAATGGTACATGTCTTGCATGGAAATATATTTTTGGTCCAAGTATAGAGATCTAAATTGATGTGGAAAACTGCtttggaaaatggaaaatggaaaatggaaatggaCTAACTCttacttttctttgttattgAATTGTAGGATTCGGTTTGACTGGCAGTAGATCGGTTGACCTCAATCTTGATTTCATAGGTACAGGTACATTGCTGttttacattttttgtttttttatttatataattattttttaaaaattaattgcTACTGCTATgggaatgatgatgatagttttgggttttatattttaaaGGAAGGGATGTTAAATCCATTGGTGTCCATCGGCAGCTTCATGGCAGTCAATAAATTGTATGTTGTAGTTATCATGGAGAAAAACTATATTAGTCCATATGGTATGAAAGCCGATCAATGGGTTTTGGTTGATGAAGGCACCTTGTGAATGGTTTTTAGTTTATCCTTCCATAGCTATTACTGTGTCTGTGGGTGGATGGAATGAATGTGGTTGAATTTTGTGATTGTgttgttcttttccttttccctttaaatataAAGTTGGAATAACAGTTCTTAGTTTAGGCCCATTTTGCCCCTATGGTATGTTAATTCCTGAATTGCAGGGCCATatcttctgtatttttttgtctagtctttttatttttcggGGATGAGAACTATGGAAGTCATATTCTGAGGCTCACATCCatttccccccccctctttatGAAAAACCTTGGAAAGCCCAAGGTTTCAGGCCTAAATAGCtgtacttctttttcttttttggagtatggtgatgaatgtggggtTTGGCATCTGGTTTAGGGAGGACATGTATTATGTCCATGGATGATATGACCCAATGATTACAGGTTGATGGTTGTCAATGGGGGTGGATTTTGGATGGGATTTGGTCTATTTGTGAAAGATATGGTCGTCCAATGGTTTGATTGTTGTCCATGGACGTATGTGGTGAATGGTTTGTGGTCATGTGGTGTTTATGAGGCAGTATGTTTTTGACTTGTTCAtatcattctttcttttattgacAATGACAGAATATGGCTGACCAGATGGTAACACTAATGTGTCATTGGGAGGGGAGGATAACAACCGGATCACAGGGCCCAGATTATGAAGGTGGTAGACTAAAGGGTATTAGAGTCAACAATAGAACTACTCATTTGGAGTTGTTAGGTAAGATGTATGAGATAACTGGCTATGGCCAGAGGCAATTTCTTATTAAGATGATTTGCAGGTTTCCAGTGTCCAGAGGATACATAGCCTATGAGATAGATGACAATGACTCTACTGAGATTATGCTTGAATTGGGTCGAAAACAGACTTTTGTTGGGGTGGAGTTGTACTTGGAAAAATACCCTTTACACATCGACAATGAAAGGAATAATCCCCTGTCCACTAGTATTCCCTCAAAGGATACTAAAAAGTACAGTCTATCATCACTTGGCAATGCTGATAACTGGGGATCTCCATTACTCGGTGGTTTAAGGGCTGGAACAGGAGGCTGTCTTGGATCTGGAGTAGGACTGGTTCAGTGTTCTTCCCAACAGTATGGTATGGAGGCAAGTGATGATGCCTTTGATTGTCTTACAGTAGGATATGGCGAGGAGGGAGATGAATGGTCCCAAGCCCATGTTGTGAATATGGATGAGGAGTTGACAGTGAATTGTGATTGGGAGACGGAGAAAAATACCTTAGTGTCAGGAGCAATTGTCCATGCCCATGTTGCAAATGAGGAGGGAGATCAGggttcccatgtccatgttgcaAATGGGGAGAGAGATGAGGATTCCCGTGCACATGTTTCTGATGTGGATGAGGGGGCGGCAGCAGATTGTGAATGGGAAATGAATGAATCTGAAGGAAATACCTTAGTGTCAAAAGCGATTCTCCATGCTGCAAATGAAGATGGAGATGAGAgggcccatgtccatgttgcaGATGTAGATGAGGAGTTGCCAGTTGATTGTGAACAGGAAGTCAATGAGACTGGAGGAAATGCCTCGGTGTCAGAAGCAATTGCCCATGCCCAGGTTGCAAATGAGGACAAGGAGGTGGGGCATGCCTATCATGTACATGAGGACGTAGATGAGGAGGTGGTGATGGATTGTGAACAGGAAGTGAATGAGACTGAAGGAAATGCCTTACTGTCAGAAGCAATTGCCCATGCTCAGGTTGGGAATGAGGATGAAGAGGTTCCCCATGGACATCTTGCGAATGAGTATGTGCAGGTGGATGTGGATCCTGTAGGGGAGAGACATGAGATTGAGAGGAATGGCTCATTATCAGTAGTAGTTTCTTCCAATAACTTTGCTGATGTTGAACAGGGACCTGCCAATGAGTTCACAAACAATGACTGGGTGAATGATGCTGTAGCTAGTAACCATGTACCAGGATTTCCAGTTGTTCTAGAGAACGTAGAAGCCGGTCTACATGTAGGCCAAATCTTTCAAACGAAGCAACAGTTACAGCACATTATGAAAGAGTATGCTATTAAGGCACATCGGGAGTACATTGTTCTGGAGTCAACTCCATCAttgttggccttgaagtgtAAGAATGAGGGATGTCCATGGAGACTTCGTGCACCATTGAAGAAGAGTGTTGGGTGTTTTATGATTACGAAATATGCAGGGCCCCATACTTGTGTCAACCCAAGCACTGACCAAGACCATGCACAGTTAGATGCAGAATTTATTTGCAGTAAAAtattggggatggtcaaagagCACGTGTCAATCACACCAGCAGCAATCATGGAGCATATGCAGCAGACTTATGATTACAGTATTTCATATATGAAAGCATGGACTGCTAAACAAAAggcacttgagaagatattTGGTGATTGCAAAGAATCTTATGTAGTGGCAGATTTAGAGTTTCCTACTGGGACATCCTTCTCTGATGAAGTGGTTCCAGCACTAGAAGCTTCAGTTGATCCACTTCAGCCATTTGATGCCACTGAGGGAATGTTACAGCTTACACAACTCACTGAAGATGAGCATGATGCAGCTATTGAACCTCCTTGCCAGGAAAAGAGGAAGGCTGCCAAGAGAAAGAGGTAGCATCATTAAATGTCAAGTATGACAGTTATTGTACGATTGAGTGAGAGAGCTTCAGGTATGATTCAGAACTGACATATGATCAAAGCTGATATACACCCTTGGGATATTGTCCTCACGATGATGTACCGTTGACTCTTCTAAAATATaaagcagtttttttttttttttgtcaccaTTCTTCATTATTTTGATACATCATGTATTCAAGTCTTCAGCTAACAACTACACATTAATTCACTATCTAGCTTCCATTTTATTGATATTGTTCGTTCTGGTTCATGAATTTTGGAGTATAATTAAAAGAGTTATTGGTGGGCACTATGTTGCTATTGGCACGGGTCCCAGTACAGCTTAACTCAGgtcaactaagccttatcccagtTAAATAGGGTCGGCTACGGGTATCTTCTTTTGCCCTTTAATTTTCTTCAGGGCCATTCTTCTTGTCAGCCCCAATCCATACGTGCCTCTGTTGATCCGAATACAGCTTAGTTGGTGTATTGCTTCTTGAGGGTTTAGGTCTTGAATCTAAATTGCAAAACTTACTTTGTGGATGATTTTTGGCCACAGGTAGGTTATACAATTAAAGTTGCATTAGAAGATGTGAGGACGAGGAGTGGAAACTGTTAGTTTAAAGAGGAGAAGGTTGAAGCTTTTCACCTAGATTGGTTACTATAATGATTTTTTGTGAAACCTTTAATGCCATTTTAGTGATCAATCTAGGTGAAAAGATTCTATAGTTGAAATCCGCCGTGAAGAGAAGCTTGCACAAACGGTCTGCATATCTGCCGGTTTAaaaattcttcttcctcctcattattgttgttgttgttgaacctTTCGGTAAGTATAAGATTTTTTTAAAGGGTAAAGATTATATAGAAGATATGAGAAAATCAGCAGGCAGGAACACAAGTTCTGCCAGTTTTTCTGTACTAAATTTTTTACATTGAGACACCCAGAAAAATAATAAGATCCTTCTCCCTtttagcaattctttattgcTGGCTACATTCATTTTCAAATACCCTTATATTCCacaagtgttttagtttatctGCTCTTTAGTTGACCAACCCACTTCAGCTCATTCAACTATTTTTTCCTTCACTACTTTGCACTTTATGAGTGAACAATTTATAGTGATTACACAATAAGGAAAATCTGTTCAAAGGAAGAATCATACACTGGAAGGACTAAGGAACCCCTTTAACCCAGATAGCCTTCGATGGGAATTCAGAAAAAAAGTCTCCATCTAAGGCTTTGAATTAGAACTTGATTGAAAGTATTCTATTACTTCCCAAAGTCCCCACATTTTCTTGTCCTCAACACCATGAAGACCTGTGTATTGTGTAAAATATTTACCAAGTTTATAAGTGATGTGATTTTCCAGTTGTTCAGGCATTGCAATGGATTGAATGGAGTATGCCAACCGATAATGAGGAAGCTAGATTTCATGTGGTCAGCCAAACGAGTCTGCCTTTTGacagaaaaattaaatatatttggTAATTCCTCAAGAAGTGGATGAACCAAATACCAATTCTCTCTCTAGAATTTGTTTACTCCCCCAGCTTTGTatttcatcttttctttctGCTTCTTGATGCTCTTCCAATTTCCAATACTATGTGTGTCAATGTCAAGATCACTATCCCAAGTATCTGCCATTCTGTACTTTGCCACAATGACCTGCTTACAAATGCTATCAGGTTCTTTTTCTGCTTCTAAGGTTCAATCTTCCCATGCTTTGTGGCTTACATACGTCCAATTCACCAAATGGAAGTTGGAATCGTCCTCATGATCATTCCAGAGGAAGTCCTAAAAATTTTCTCCAATCTTTATAGTCACCGAGGCAGGAATTGCAAAGTAGAAATAGTGGCTAAATAAGTTTTGACTGAAACCTTTTTTTTCCACCTTTGGACAGGTAACTACCTCTCCAGATAGGTCACCAGAAcctttctatttttaaaaaactgGGTTTCTTGGTTGATCCAGTATTCCAGCCTATAAGAAAGAAGCCTTTCTTATTTTGAGATTATGGGTTTGAACAGGTTATGAAACATCTGTTCAACTTCAACTTAGAGGTGACAATTATTTATACTTAACCCACCAACTTGCCTAAAATTTGAGATTATGGGGTGGCCATTCCTAAGTCAATTTGAACAAGAATTGGGTACTTTCTGACCAATTATGGGTGAGCCCACCATTTGGCTAGTACCAGAATTCTGGCTGTTCATGGAGTGGGTATTTCAAGACCGTCCATTGCTCAATCAACCTTGCGTCACCTTTGCTAAAGTTCCATGTTGTGGAGGATGAGTGAAGCCAAGATATTTATCTGATCTTCCACCAAAGGTGGTTCAAGTTGTCTGTTTCCACCTCACAGAAGTTGAACCCCTTATCCATGATTTAAAAAATCCTTGGTATACAATCcaatgaaagaaagagataatgaGGGACGAAAAGTTGTTTTAAGCTTTTGTGTGCTATTTATGATGAGTGCTGCTATATAGGATTATTTATTGAGAATAGTAACATGAAGGGTGGTTTATAATTTTTCAGGGGATTTTGGTTTAGTCGTATGAGACAGATTGTGatcttctgtttttttgggTCAATTAGTGGTTAGTAATAATCTGAATTTTCAATTTAGTTTCAAGTTTCTGCTCTTTTTGTATGTTAAGTCTATATAAGAACTAAGAAGGGCCTAGGACATGGGAGGGTATCATAGTTGGTGGAATTACTTTGAGAATTGATTAGAATGGACTTTGTGTTTTTCTTCATTGATGCAGCTGCAGTAATTGTTGTTTTCTTCTATTTGGATCATTCTGTTACTGGTCTCTTCAGGAAATGCACCACGCTGTGTTAGTTTCATCCTTTTGCATCTCCATCTGTGGATGTTTCTGAGTTATTTGTAgaattcattttttctttgttattccTTGTTATAATCTACCAATTTCAGCAGCTATGAAAAGTTTTGGAAGTTCCACGCGCTTGGGGTGGAATTGGACCCTGAATCTGTTGTCTGCTCTCAACACGTAGCTAGATAGGATCATTTGGGTCCAAAGTTTGTGGTTGAAGCCTCTGAAAGATGTCATATGCTTAAATTTCAGACATGAAGTCTTTGTTTGGTCTACTTTCTATTCAGCTAAATTTTATTGGGCAGTCCTGTGACAGGATTtatataaacttttttttggttattcaaAAGGATTTGTACATCTCAACTGCTAATCTTCTTCTGAACATAATTTCCTAGGACATAACTTCGATAGAATTCCTCATTCCCAGTCACAAAACTTTTTAGTAACTTAAGTACATGTTAACTTATGATAGATAAGTCGGAATACCGATTTGATTGATATGGGTCCAAAATGCCACAACACTCCAATGATAATGAAGCTTTGAAATCAAGAGGAAACAGAGTTTCCAGTATAAATCAATTTAACATTTAACTGTTTGAAAGGCTTCAGTATGAAAAGGAATCACATAATGAAGCTTTGAAATCAAGAGGAAACAGAGTTTCCAGTATAAATCAATTTAACATTTAACTGTTTGAAAGGCTTCAGTATGAAAAGGAATCACATAATGAAGCTTTGAAATCAAGAGGAAACAGAGTTTCCTGTATA
The sequence above is a segment of the Telopea speciosissima isolate NSW1024214 ecotype Mountain lineage chromosome 7, Tspe_v1, whole genome shotgun sequence genome. Coding sequences within it:
- the LOC122669991 gene encoding uncharacterized protein LOC122669991 isoform X2 — translated: MADQMVTLMCHWEGRITTGSQGPDYEGGRLKGIRVNNRTTHLELLGKMYEITGYGQRQFLIKMICRFPVSRGYIAYEIDDNDSTEIMLELGRKQTFVGVELYLEKYPLHIDNERNNPLSTSIPSKDTKKYSLSSLGNADNWGSPLLGGLRAGTGGCLGSGVGLVQCSSQQYGMEASDDAFDCLTVGYGEEGDEWSQAHVVNMDEELTVNCDWETEKNTLVSGAIVHAHVANEEGDQGSHVHVANGERDEDSRAHVSDVDEGAAADCEWEMNESEGNTLVSKAILHAANEDGDERAHVHVADVDETGGNASVSEAIAHAQVANEDKEVGHAYHVHEDVDEEVVMDCEQEVNETEGNALLSEAIAHAQVGNEDEEVPHGHLANEYVQVDVDPVGERHEIERNGSLSVVVSSNNFADVEQGPANEFTNNDWVNDAVASNHVPGFPVVLENVEAGLHVGQIFQTKQQLQHIMKEYAIKAHREYIVLESTPSLLALKCKNEGCPWRLRAPLKKSVGCFMITKYAGPHTCVNPSTDQDHAQLDAEFICSKILGMVKEHVSITPAAIMEHMQQTYDYSISYMKAWTAKQKALEKIFGDCKESYVVADLEFPTGTSFSDEVVPALEASVDPLQPFDATEGMLQLTQLTEDEHDAAIEPPCQEKRKAAKRKR
- the LOC122669991 gene encoding uncharacterized protein LOC122669991 isoform X1, which codes for MADQMVTLMCHWEGRITTGSQGPDYEGGRLKGIRVNNRTTHLELLGKMYEITGYGQRQFLIKMICRFPVSRGYIAYEIDDNDSTEIMLELGRKQTFVGVELYLEKYPLHIDNERNNPLSTSIPSKDTKKYSLSSLGNADNWGSPLLGGLRAGTGGCLGSGVGLVQCSSQQYGMEASDDAFDCLTVGYGEEGDEWSQAHVVNMDEELTVNCDWETEKNTLVSGAIVHAHVANEEGDQGSHVHVANGERDEDSRAHVSDVDEGAAADCEWEMNESEGNTLVSKAILHAANEDGDERAHVHVADVDEELPVDCEQEVNETGGNASVSEAIAHAQVANEDKEVGHAYHVHEDVDEEVVMDCEQEVNETEGNALLSEAIAHAQVGNEDEEVPHGHLANEYVQVDVDPVGERHEIERNGSLSVVVSSNNFADVEQGPANEFTNNDWVNDAVASNHVPGFPVVLENVEAGLHVGQIFQTKQQLQHIMKEYAIKAHREYIVLESTPSLLALKCKNEGCPWRLRAPLKKSVGCFMITKYAGPHTCVNPSTDQDHAQLDAEFICSKILGMVKEHVSITPAAIMEHMQQTYDYSISYMKAWTAKQKALEKIFGDCKESYVVADLEFPTGTSFSDEVVPALEASVDPLQPFDATEGMLQLTQLTEDEHDAAIEPPCQEKRKAAKRKR